The following proteins are co-located in the Pseudomonas cavernae genome:
- a CDS encoding mannose-1-phosphate guanylyltransferase/mannose-6-phosphate isomerase: MIPVILSGGCGSRLWPLSRRQFPKQFLALTGEHTLFQQTLERLAFAGMQAPVVVCNKDHRFIVREQLDLLKLATQAILLEPFGRNTAPAVAIAAMLLVNEGRDELLLVLPSDHVLEDQAAFRRALAQASSAAENGEMVLFGVPASRPETGYGYIRGEPDQGLPEGVSRVAQFVEKPDAQRARAFVESGDYFWNSGMFLFRASRFLDELKQHDADIYDTCLLALERSQHNGDLIEIDESAFACCPENSIDYAVMEKTARACVVPLSAGWSDVGCWSSIWDVHEKDAAGNVTKGDVVLQDSHNCLVHGNGKLVSLIGLENVVVVETKDAIMIAHKDRAQEVKQLVDTLKAQGRSETENHCQVYRPWGFYDSVDMGGRFQVKHITVKPGAQLSLQMHHHRAEHWIVVSGTAQVTCDDKVFLLTENQSTYIPIGSVHRLTNPGKIPLVLIEVQTGSYLGEDDITRLDDVYGRSEAHTDQPGIPSAR, from the coding sequence ATGATTCCCGTCATTCTCTCCGGTGGTTGCGGTTCACGGCTGTGGCCACTTTCACGCCGGCAGTTTCCCAAGCAGTTCCTCGCCCTCACCGGCGAGCACACCCTGTTCCAGCAGACCCTCGAACGCCTGGCGTTCGCCGGCATGCAGGCGCCGGTGGTGGTGTGCAACAAGGACCACCGCTTCATCGTCCGCGAACAACTCGACCTCCTCAAGCTCGCCACCCAGGCGATCCTGCTCGAGCCCTTCGGCCGCAACACCGCGCCGGCCGTGGCGATCGCCGCCATGCTGCTGGTCAATGAGGGCCGCGACGAACTGCTGCTGGTCCTCCCCTCCGACCATGTACTCGAGGACCAGGCGGCCTTCCGGCGCGCCCTGGCGCAGGCCAGCAGCGCCGCCGAAAACGGCGAGATGGTGCTGTTCGGCGTGCCGGCGAGCAGGCCGGAAACCGGCTACGGCTACATCCGCGGCGAACCTGACCAGGGCCTGCCAGAGGGGGTCAGCCGCGTCGCCCAGTTCGTCGAGAAGCCCGACGCACAACGCGCCCGCGCCTTCGTCGAGTCCGGTGACTACTTCTGGAACAGCGGCATGTTCCTGTTCCGCGCCAGCCGCTTCCTCGACGAACTCAAGCAGCACGACGCCGATATCTACGACACCTGCCTGCTGGCCCTGGAGCGCAGCCAGCACAACGGCGACCTGATCGAAATCGACGAGTCCGCTTTCGCCTGCTGCCCGGAAAACTCCATCGACTATGCGGTGATGGAAAAGACCGCGCGCGCCTGCGTGGTGCCACTCTCCGCTGGCTGGAGCGATGTCGGCTGCTGGTCGTCGATCTGGGACGTGCACGAGAAGGACGCCGCCGGCAACGTCACCAAGGGCGACGTGGTGCTGCAGGACAGCCACAACTGCCTGGTGCACGGCAACGGCAAGCTGGTCTCGCTGATCGGCCTGGAGAACGTCGTGGTGGTCGAGACCAAGGACGCCATCATGATCGCCCACAAGGACCGCGCGCAGGAGGTCAAGCAACTGGTCGACACCCTCAAGGCCCAGGGCCGCAGCGAGACCGAAAACCACTGCCAGGTGTACCGGCCATGGGGCTTCTACGACTCGGTGGACATGGGCGGGCGCTTCCAGGTCAAACACATCACCGTCAAGCCCGGCGCCCAGCTGTCGCTGCAGATGCACCACCACCGCGCCGAGCACTGGATCGTGGTGTCCGGCACGGCGCAGGTGACCTGCGACGACAAGGTGTTCCTGCTCACCGAGAACCAGTCCACCTACATCCCCATCGGCTCGGTGCACCGCCTGACCAACCCCGGCAAGATCCCGCTGGTGCTCATCGAAGTGCAGACCGGCAGCTACCTCGGCGAGGACGACATCACCCGCCTGGACGACGTCTATGGCCGCAGCGAGGCGCACACCGACCAACCCGGCATCCCCAGCGCCCGCTGA
- a CDS encoding alginate O-acetyltransferase AlgF — translation MKPTTHPFRSQRLIASGALLLASLFSWQAQADDAVLYGPAAPKGSTFVRLYNASNQEVSANVGTAKLDDVGPLASTEFSFLPGGSYSAQVGSQSVSLQLGAGRYYTLVNLPNGQPRLVEEKPYRNKQKALLRVQNLSDTPLSLKTADGKTAVVENVAPQSYGDREINPVKVNLALFAGTQKVSDLKPVALDRGEVVCLFVTGSAGKLAPVWVKRPLAAN, via the coding sequence ATGAAACCGACCACCCACCCGTTCAGGAGCCAACGCCTCATCGCCAGCGGCGCCCTGCTGCTCGCCAGCCTCTTCAGCTGGCAGGCCCAGGCCGACGACGCCGTCCTTTACGGCCCCGCCGCGCCCAAGGGCTCGACCTTCGTGCGCCTGTACAACGCCAGCAACCAGGAGGTCAGCGCCAACGTCGGCACCGCCAAGCTCGACGACGTCGGCCCGCTGGCCAGCACCGAGTTCAGCTTCCTCCCCGGCGGCAGTTACAGCGCCCAGGTCGGCAGCCAGAGCGTGTCGCTCCAGCTCGGCGCGGGCCGTTACTACACCCTGGTCAACCTGCCCAACGGCCAGCCGCGCCTGGTGGAAGAAAAACCCTACCGCAACAAACAGAAGGCCCTGCTGCGGGTGCAGAACCTCAGCGACACGCCGCTGAGCCTGAAGACCGCCGATGGCAAGACCGCGGTGGTGGAGAACGTCGCCCCGCAGAGCTACGGCGATCGGGAAATCAACCCGGTCAAGGTCAACCTGGCGCTGTTCGCCGGCACCCAGAAAGTCAGCGACCTCAAGCCGGTGGCCCTCGATCGCGGCGAAGTGGTGTGCCTGTTCGTCACCGGCAGCGCCGGCAAGCTCGCGCCGGTATGGGTCAAGCGCCCGCTGGCGGCGAACTGA
- a CDS encoding alginate O-acetyltransferase: protein MTRALRIAYIALFLAPLLGLGAWSLRGFIGFSPSADTSLLDGTWAKAVETHYEAQFPLKRPGTNLWAALDYSLFGEGRPGVVLGRHDWLFSDEEFKPVARGEQHIEANLKLILGVQQRLQRHGVKLLLAIVPAKARLYPEHVGEEQPAQQQQALYRRLHRAAQRAGILAPDLLASLQQAKANGALFLRTDTHWTPHGAEWVAQHLAQTVQRHAPLAGEPQRFVTELDAAKPYQGDLTNFLPLDPLFSAWLPAPDCLQPRRTHAVGTRQGDDATALFADSQIPVVLVGTSYSADPNWNFLGALRQALGSDILNYAENGRGPLLPMLEYLQTDAFKGSPPRLLIWEFPERYLPMPPDLSQLDPAWFARLTSTATAGQRLAATAK from the coding sequence ATGACCCGAGCCTTGCGCATTGCCTACATCGCCCTGTTCCTCGCCCCGCTGCTGGGGCTCGGCGCCTGGTCACTGCGGGGTTTCATCGGCTTCAGCCCGTCCGCCGACACCTCGCTGCTCGACGGCACGTGGGCCAAGGCGGTGGAAACCCACTACGAAGCGCAGTTCCCGCTCAAGCGCCCGGGCACCAATTTGTGGGCGGCGCTCGACTACAGCCTGTTCGGCGAGGGCCGCCCCGGCGTGGTGCTCGGCCGCCACGACTGGTTGTTCAGCGACGAGGAATTCAAACCGGTGGCCCGCGGCGAGCAGCACATCGAGGCCAACCTCAAGTTGATCCTGGGCGTCCAACAGCGGCTCCAGCGGCACGGGGTGAAACTGTTGCTGGCGATAGTCCCGGCCAAGGCGCGCCTGTACCCGGAACATGTCGGCGAGGAACAACCGGCACAACAACAGCAAGCGTTGTATCGACGGCTGCACCGCGCGGCGCAGCGCGCCGGCATCCTCGCCCCCGACCTGCTCGCCAGCCTGCAGCAGGCCAAGGCCAATGGCGCGCTGTTCCTGCGCACCGACACCCACTGGACCCCGCACGGCGCCGAGTGGGTGGCCCAGCATCTGGCCCAGACCGTGCAGCGCCATGCGCCGCTGGCCGGCGAGCCGCAGCGCTTCGTCACCGAGCTCGACGCGGCCAAGCCCTATCAGGGCGACCTGACCAACTTCCTGCCGCTCGACCCGCTGTTCAGCGCATGGCTACCAGCGCCGGACTGCCTGCAGCCACGCCGCACCCACGCGGTCGGCACCCGCCAGGGCGACGACGCCACGGCGCTGTTCGCCGACAGCCAGATTCCGGTGGTGCTGGTCGGCACCAGCTACAGCGCCGACCCCAACTGGAACTTCCTCGGCGCCCTGCGCCAGGCCCTCGGCAGCGACATCCTCAACTACGCCGAGAACGGCCGAGGGCCGCTGCTGCCGATGCTCGAGTACCTGCAAACCGACGCGTTCAAGGGTTCCCCACCGCGACTGCTGATCTGGGAGTTCCCCGAACGCTACCTGCCGATGCCCCCCGACCTGAGCCAACTCGATCCGGCCTGGTTCGCCCGGCTCACATCCACCGCCACGGCGGGTCAACGTCTGGCCGCCACGGCCAAATGA
- a CDS encoding MBOAT family O-acyltransferase, translating to MVFSSNVFLFLFLPTFLGLYYLSGPRFHNLLLLIASYLFYAWWRVDFLALFAVLTLWNYWIGLKVGAASVRSPAAKRWLLLGVALDLAILGYFKYANFGVDSLNALIGAFGLEPFILTHVLLPIGISFYIFESISYIIDVYRGDTPATHHLIDFAAFVAIFPHLIAGPVLRFRDLAGQFHQRSHSLDKFAEGCTRFMQGFIKKVFIADTLAPLVRHCFALENPSAADAWLGTLAYTAQLYFDFSGYSDMAIGLGLMMGFRFLENFKQPYISQSITEFWRRWHISLSTWLRDYLYISLGGNRGGSVATYRNLILTMLLGGLWHGANFTFVIWGAWHGLWLAIERALGSDAAPRRFNPLKWGATFLLVILGWVLFRAENLDVAARMYQAMFSLGDWQLSELGRAGLTDLQVATLVIAYASLAFFGLRDFYTQPLAHSAPKAAADDPASAGPEPGNDPAGRIMPKALNPARIALAWTTYLQRPLLLLLFCASLLKLSAQSYSPFLYFQF from the coding sequence ATGGTTTTCTCATCCAACGTGTTCCTGTTCCTGTTCTTGCCGACCTTCCTCGGCTTGTACTACCTGAGCGGGCCACGCTTTCACAATCTGCTGCTGCTGATCGCCAGCTACCTGTTCTACGCCTGGTGGCGGGTGGACTTCCTCGCCCTGTTCGCCGTATTGACCCTGTGGAACTACTGGATCGGCCTCAAGGTCGGTGCCGCCAGCGTGCGCTCGCCCGCGGCCAAGCGTTGGCTGCTGCTCGGTGTGGCGCTCGACCTGGCCATCCTCGGCTACTTCAAGTACGCCAACTTCGGCGTCGACAGCCTCAACGCGCTGATCGGCGCATTCGGCCTTGAGCCCTTCATCCTCACCCATGTACTGCTGCCGATCGGTATCTCCTTCTACATCTTCGAGTCGATCAGCTACATCATCGACGTCTACCGCGGTGACACGCCGGCCACCCATCACCTGATCGACTTCGCCGCCTTCGTGGCGATCTTCCCGCACCTGATCGCCGGCCCAGTGCTGCGCTTCCGCGACCTGGCCGGCCAGTTCCACCAGCGCAGCCACAGCCTCGACAAATTCGCCGAAGGCTGCACGCGCTTCATGCAGGGCTTCATCAAGAAGGTGTTCATCGCCGACACCCTGGCGCCGCTGGTCCGTCATTGCTTCGCCCTGGAGAACCCCAGCGCCGCCGATGCCTGGCTCGGCACCCTGGCCTACACCGCGCAGCTGTATTTCGACTTCTCCGGCTACAGCGACATGGCCATCGGTCTCGGCCTGATGATGGGCTTCCGCTTTCTGGAGAACTTCAAGCAGCCCTACATCAGCCAGTCGATCACCGAGTTCTGGCGGCGCTGGCACATCAGCCTGTCGACCTGGCTGCGCGACTACCTGTACATCAGCCTCGGTGGCAACCGCGGCGGCAGCGTCGCCACCTACCGCAACCTGATCCTGACCATGTTGCTCGGCGGCCTGTGGCACGGCGCCAACTTCACCTTCGTGATCTGGGGCGCCTGGCACGGCCTGTGGCTGGCGATCGAGCGGGCCCTGGGCAGCGACGCCGCGCCACGGCGCTTCAACCCGCTGAAATGGGGCGCGACCTTCCTGCTGGTGATCCTCGGCTGGGTGCTGTTCCGCGCCGAGAACCTGGATGTCGCCGCGCGCATGTACCAGGCGATGTTCAGCCTCGGCGACTGGCAGTTGTCGGAACTCGGCCGTGCCGGCCTCACCGACCTGCAAGTCGCCACCCTGGTGATCGCCTATGCCAGCCTGGCGTTCTTTGGCCTGCGCGACTTCTATACCCAGCCGCTCGCCCACTCCGCCCCGAAAGCCGCGGCCGACGACCCAGCCAGCGCCGGGCCGGAGCCCGGCAATGACCCAGCCGGCAGGATCATGCCCAAGGCGCTCAACCCGGCGCGAATCGCGCTCGCCTGGACGACCTACCTGCAGCGCCCGCTGTTGCTCCTGCTGTTTTGCGCCTCGCTGCTCAAGCTCTCGGCGCAGAGCTATTCGCCCTTCCTGTACTTCCAGTTCTGA
- a CDS encoding mannuronate-specific alginate lyase → MRAQRLRLSLLTCTVLAGLLAGTVQAAGLVPPPGYYAAIEQDKKAEPQACALATPKPYTDALVFRSKYEGSGQARATLNREAEKDFREKTKAINELERGVNKQVMRYMRDGRPQDLQCTLQWLGAWAQADALLSTDYNHTGKSMRKWALGSLASAWLRLKFSESRPLAPYAQQSRLIEAWFAKLAEQTVKDWSGLPLKQINNHSYWAAWAVMASAVATDRRELFDWSVAQFQVAAGQVDGDGFLPNELKRRQRALAYHNYSLQPLAMIAAFAQANGVDLRDDHDAALRRLAERVLQGVDDPDAFADKAGKRQNMSELKEDGKFAWLEPYCTLYRCSAETLKWKQSMQPLKNFRLGGDVTRLFDPKAQAPEKKG, encoded by the coding sequence ATGCGTGCCCAACGCCTGCGGCTCAGCCTCCTGACTTGCACCGTACTCGCTGGCTTACTCGCCGGCACGGTGCAAGCCGCCGGGCTGGTGCCGCCGCCCGGCTATTACGCCGCGATCGAGCAGGACAAAAAAGCCGAGCCCCAGGCCTGTGCGCTGGCGACGCCGAAGCCCTATACCGACGCCCTAGTGTTCCGCAGCAAGTACGAAGGCTCGGGCCAGGCGCGCGCCACCCTCAACCGCGAAGCCGAAAAGGACTTTCGCGAGAAGACCAAAGCCATCAACGAACTCGAGCGCGGGGTCAACAAGCAGGTGATGCGCTACATGCGTGACGGCCGCCCGCAGGACCTGCAGTGCACCCTGCAGTGGCTCGGCGCCTGGGCGCAGGCCGACGCGCTGCTGTCCACCGACTACAACCACACCGGCAAGTCGATGCGCAAATGGGCGCTGGGCAGCCTGGCCTCGGCCTGGCTGCGCCTGAAGTTCAGCGAGTCACGACCGCTGGCGCCCTACGCCCAGCAGAGCCGGCTGATCGAAGCCTGGTTCGCCAAGCTGGCCGAGCAGACGGTCAAGGACTGGAGCGGCCTGCCGCTCAAGCAGATCAACAACCACTCCTACTGGGCGGCCTGGGCGGTGATGGCCAGCGCCGTGGCCACCGACCGCCGCGAGCTGTTCGACTGGTCGGTGGCGCAGTTCCAGGTCGCCGCCGGCCAGGTCGACGGCGACGGCTTCCTGCCCAACGAGCTCAAGCGCCGGCAACGCGCCCTCGCCTACCACAACTACAGCCTGCAGCCGCTGGCGATGATCGCCGCGTTCGCCCAGGCCAACGGCGTCGACCTGCGTGACGACCACGACGCCGCGCTGCGGCGCCTGGCCGAGCGGGTACTGCAGGGCGTCGACGACCCCGACGCCTTCGCCGACAAGGCCGGCAAGCGCCAGAACATGTCCGAGCTGAAGGAGGACGGCAAGTTCGCCTGGCTGGAGCCCTACTGCACGCTGTACCGCTGCAGTGCCGAAACCCTGAAATGGAAGCAGTCGATGCAGCCGCTGAAGAACTTCCGCCTCGGCGGCGATGTGACCCGGCTGTTCGATCCCAAGGCGCAGGCGCCGGAAAAGAAGGGGTGA
- a CDS encoding alginate O-acetyltransferase produces the protein MQAHNRMSPWICLAPLALALFTANAVPAENPPLAPAYQAKPCCNLCPAAHDASRYTSNYQKNFITLVQAQGDWLFRTREDLRTEFDTTPAGYRRLQQLHDAFQSKGIELVLVYQPTRGLVNRHKLNPAQMASFNYQRALTNYQAMLGRFAKMGYHVPDLSPLANEQEEHAFYFRGDQHWTPYGAQRAAKRVAATIKQLPVYQDIPKREFVSEVIGRMGKRGTLHNVAGQLCGTSYAIEYMDQFATEPKDASGSDELFGDTGNPQITLIGTSQSGPNYNFAGFLQEYIGADVFNAAFPGGGLEGAMIEYLGSQEFRDNPPKILIWEFSPLYRLDQDSNYRQLFALLDNGCVGKTAVLSAKTKLRPGSNEVLVNGSNGLKDVRNGQYQMDIRFADTSVKTLQATLWYLNGRRETLKIEKPKTTETDGRFAFELRADQDWADQTLLSLELQGPPAGSKPLAVEAKVCQRNRFSAPAQHTAQAEP, from the coding sequence ATGCAAGCACACAACCGGATGAGCCCCTGGATATGCCTGGCGCCGCTGGCCCTGGCTTTGTTCACCGCCAACGCAGTGCCGGCGGAAAACCCGCCGCTGGCCCCGGCCTACCAGGCCAAGCCCTGCTGCAACCTATGCCCGGCGGCGCACGATGCCAGCCGCTACACCAGCAACTACCAGAAGAATTTCATCACCCTGGTGCAGGCCCAGGGCGACTGGCTGTTCCGCACCCGGGAAGATCTGCGCACCGAGTTCGACACCACCCCGGCCGGCTACCGCCGCTTGCAACAGCTGCACGACGCCTTCCAGAGCAAGGGCATCGAACTGGTGCTGGTCTATCAACCGACCCGCGGCCTGGTCAATCGCCACAAGCTCAACCCGGCACAGATGGCCAGCTTCAACTATCAACGGGCGCTGACCAACTACCAGGCCATGCTCGGCCGCTTCGCGAAGATGGGCTACCACGTGCCGGACCTATCGCCGCTGGCCAACGAGCAGGAAGAACACGCCTTCTACTTCCGCGGCGATCAGCACTGGACCCCTTACGGCGCGCAGCGTGCGGCCAAGCGCGTGGCCGCGACGATCAAGCAGCTGCCCGTCTACCAAGACATCCCCAAGCGCGAGTTCGTCAGCGAGGTGATCGGCCGCATGGGCAAGCGCGGCACCCTGCACAACGTCGCCGGCCAGCTGTGCGGCACCAGCTATGCCATCGAATACATGGACCAGTTCGCCACCGAACCGAAGGACGCGAGCGGCAGCGACGAGCTGTTCGGCGATACCGGCAACCCGCAAATCACCCTGATCGGCACCAGCCAGAGCGGGCCGAACTACAACTTCGCCGGCTTCCTGCAGGAATACATCGGTGCCGATGTGTTCAACGCCGCCTTCCCCGGTGGTGGCCTGGAAGGCGCGATGATCGAATACCTGGGCAGCCAGGAATTTCGCGACAACCCGCCGAAGATCCTGATCTGGGAGTTCTCCCCGCTCTACCGCCTCGATCAGGACAGCAACTACCGCCAGCTGTTCGCCCTGCTCGACAACGGCTGCGTCGGCAAAACGGCGGTGCTCTCGGCCAAGACCAAGCTGCGCCCCGGCAGCAACGAGGTGCTGGTCAACGGCAGCAACGGCCTCAAGGACGTGCGCAACGGCCAATACCAGATGGACATCCGCTTCGCCGACACCTCGGTGAAGACCCTGCAGGCCACCCTCTGGTACCTCAACGGCCGGCGCGAGACGTTGAAGATCGAGAAGCCGAAAACCACCGAAACCGACGGCCGTTTCGCCTTCGAACTGCGCGCGGACCAGGACTGGGCCGACCAGACCCTGCTCTCCCTCGAGTTGCAAGGCCCGCCAGCGGGCAGCAAGCCGCTCGCGGTCGAGGCCAAGGTGTGTCAGCGCAACCGCTTCTCCGCCCCGGCGCAGCACACCGCCCAGGCCGAGCCATGA
- the algG gene encoding mannuronan 5-epimerase AlgG yields MNGRGATLLTALLLLGSTAVLARPPDAPLAPSTTQELSAAKTYTVTRAPIEPLHLDKPKLPDLSGYSAAAVRAKIEHSPAGRVTVRRMLRQDALKEFVGGNNRLAEWVRRQRGMPQAVFIEGGYVNLAELAQKLPKQYFSQTAKGVYLARLPIVVAQGATLHIDRQTLRLSQERGAFLINDGKLFIEGSQLIGWREAANAAASFRTAKEFRPFLLSWGGTETYIVNSTVTSLGYDESKSYGLNISQYSPDMHMRMRRAAPRGWLIDSEFVDLWYGFYCYEAQDIVVKGNTYRDNLIYGIDPHDRSQRLIIAGNRVHGTKKKHGIIVSREVNDSWIFNNQSYDNQLSGIVLDRNSSNNLVADNEVYQNRADGITLYESSNNLLWGNRVVDNARHGIRLRNSVNIRLYENLAAGNGLSGIYGHTKDLSDTDRDIALDPFDAKVSMIVVGGKLAGNGSSPLAIDSPLSVELYRVDMLMPSKTSGISLSGILGERQEEILDLLVRQQKAVRIDPVESQAELQQ; encoded by the coding sequence ATGAACGGGAGAGGGGCGACTCTGCTCACCGCCTTGCTGCTGCTCGGCAGCACCGCCGTCCTGGCCAGGCCGCCGGACGCGCCGCTGGCCCCCAGCACGACCCAAGAACTGAGTGCAGCCAAGACCTATACCGTCACCAGGGCACCGATCGAACCCTTGCACCTGGACAAGCCCAAGCTGCCCGACCTGTCCGGCTACAGCGCCGCGGCGGTGCGAGCCAAGATCGAGCACAGCCCGGCCGGCCGCGTGACGGTGCGGCGCATGCTGCGGCAGGACGCGTTGAAGGAGTTCGTCGGCGGCAACAACCGCCTGGCCGAATGGGTCAGGCGCCAGCGCGGCATGCCGCAGGCAGTCTTCATCGAGGGCGGTTACGTCAACCTCGCCGAGCTGGCGCAGAAATTGCCCAAGCAGTACTTCAGCCAGACCGCCAAGGGTGTGTATCTGGCGCGCCTGCCGATCGTGGTGGCGCAGGGCGCGACCCTGCATATCGACCGCCAGACCCTGCGCCTGTCGCAGGAGCGCGGCGCCTTCCTGATCAATGACGGCAAGCTGTTCATCGAAGGCAGCCAGCTCATCGGCTGGCGCGAGGCGGCCAACGCCGCGGCGAGCTTCCGCACGGCCAAGGAATTCCGTCCGTTCCTGCTGTCCTGGGGTGGCACCGAGACCTACATCGTCAACAGCACGGTGACCAGCCTTGGCTACGACGAGAGCAAGTCCTACGGCCTGAATATCTCGCAGTACTCGCCGGACATGCACATGCGCATGCGCCGCGCCGCGCCACGCGGCTGGCTGATCGACTCGGAGTTCGTCGACCTGTGGTACGGCTTCTATTGCTACGAAGCGCAGGACATCGTGGTCAAGGGCAACACCTACCGCGACAACCTGATCTACGGCATCGACCCGCACGACCGCTCGCAGCGCCTGATCATCGCCGGCAACCGCGTGCACGGGACCAAGAAGAAGCACGGCATCATCGTCTCTCGCGAGGTCAACGACAGCTGGATCTTCAACAACCAGAGCTATGACAACCAGCTCTCCGGCATCGTTCTCGACCGCAACAGCAGCAACAACCTGGTGGCCGACAACGAGGTGTACCAGAACCGTGCCGACGGCATCACCCTCTACGAAAGCTCAAACAACCTGCTGTGGGGCAATCGCGTCGTCGACAACGCGCGACACGGCATCCGCCTGCGCAACAGCGTGAACATCCGCCTGTACGAGAACCTCGCCGCCGGCAATGGGCTGAGCGGCATCTACGGGCACACCAAGGACCTCTCCGACACCGACCGCGACATCGCTCTCGACCCCTTCGACGCCAAGGTGTCGATGATCGTGGTCGGCGGCAAGCTCGCCGGCAACGGCTCAAGCCCCTTGGCCATCGACTCGCCGCTGAGCGTCGAGCTGTACCGGGTGGACATGCTGATGCCGAGCAAGACCTCGGGCATCAGCCTCAGCGGCATCCTCGGCGAGCGCCAGGAAGAAATTCTCGACCTGCTGGTGCGCCAGCAGAAAGCCGTGCGAATCGACCCGGTGGAAAGCCAGGCCGAACTCCAGCAGTGA
- a CDS encoding alginate export family protein: MKRHQWIRVSLTLPLLCGAPAWAAPMSDKPFGLDVKITGQSEDDRDLGTRDGGDVSGVGIDLRPWGYLQRGDWSAYAMAQAVASTDTIETDTLQSADLEGDSSDNNDRQADDSYLAMREFWIGYGGLTAYPGEELRLGRQRLRNDDSLWRDTNIEALNWTFDTTLLRAHLGVAERFSEYRTDIDELAPEDEDRLHVYGDVASQWMPGHWVGLNLHYSHDDGDLRSPGEPVDELDKTTTGDLTWAGLQANSDAFNPRNEQQLNYWASAIWLSGDRDQLLTTAAPDGQRIASGQQSANVSAWGTDLGLRLRLDPSWQVGAAYARGSGGGDDGDENFQQTGLESNRSSYTGTRSRVHRFGEAFRGELSNLQTATLFGSWQLRDEYDASLVYHRFWRVDGDQPVGDSGINAALANDDKDIGQEVDLVVTKYFKEGLLPASMSQAIDEPSALLRFRGGLFLSGDAYGSGVDSKMHRAFVDAIWRF; this comes from the coding sequence ATGAAACGACACCAATGGATTCGCGTTAGCCTGACCCTGCCACTGCTGTGCGGCGCTCCGGCATGGGCCGCGCCGATGAGCGACAAGCCGTTCGGCCTCGACGTCAAGATCACCGGCCAGTCCGAGGACGACCGCGACCTCGGCACCCGCGACGGTGGCGACGTCAGCGGCGTCGGTATCGACCTGCGGCCCTGGGGTTACCTGCAGCGCGGCGACTGGAGCGCCTACGCCATGGCCCAGGCGGTGGCTTCCACCGACACCATCGAGACCGACACCCTGCAGTCCGCCGACCTCGAGGGCGACTCCAGCGACAACAACGACCGCCAGGCAGACGATAGCTACCTGGCCATGCGCGAATTCTGGATCGGCTACGGCGGCCTCACCGCCTATCCCGGCGAGGAACTGCGCCTCGGCCGCCAGCGCCTGCGCAATGACGACAGCCTGTGGCGCGACACCAATATCGAGGCGCTGAACTGGACGTTCGACACCACCTTGCTGCGCGCTCACCTGGGCGTCGCCGAGCGCTTCAGCGAGTACCGCACCGACATCGACGAACTGGCGCCGGAAGACGAGGACCGCCTGCATGTCTATGGCGATGTCGCCAGCCAGTGGATGCCCGGTCACTGGGTCGGCCTCAACCTGCATTACAGCCACGACGACGGCGACCTGCGCAGCCCCGGCGAGCCGGTCGACGAACTGGACAAAACCACCACCGGCGACCTCACCTGGGCCGGCCTGCAAGCCAACAGCGACGCCTTCAACCCGCGCAACGAGCAGCAGCTCAACTACTGGGCCAGCGCCATCTGGCTGAGCGGCGACCGCGACCAATTGCTCACCACCGCGGCGCCCGACGGCCAGCGCATCGCCAGTGGCCAGCAGAGCGCCAATGTCAGCGCCTGGGGCACCGACCTCGGTCTGCGCCTGCGCCTCGACCCGAGCTGGCAGGTCGGTGCCGCCTATGCCCGTGGCAGCGGCGGTGGCGATGACGGCGACGAGAACTTCCAGCAGACCGGCCTGGAGAGCAACCGCTCCAGCTACACCGGCACCCGCTCGCGCGTGCACCGCTTCGGCGAGGCGTTTCGCGGCGAGCTGAGCAATCTGCAAACGGCGACCCTGTTCGGCTCCTGGCAACTGCGCGACGAGTACGACGCCAGCCTGGTCTACCACCGCTTCTGGCGCGTCGACGGCGACCAGCCGGTCGGTGACAGCGGCATCAACGCGGCACTGGCCAACGACGACAAGGACATCGGCCAGGAGGTCGATCTGGTGGTCACCAAGTACTTCAAGGAAGGCTTGCTGCCGGCCTCGATGAGCCAGGCGATCGACGAACCTTCGGCGCTGCTGCGCTTTCGTGGCGGCCTGTTCCTGTCGGGCGATGCCTATGGCAGCGGCGTCGACTCGAAGATGCACCGCGCCTTCGTCGACGCGATCTGGCGCTTCTGA